In one window of Poriferisphaera corsica DNA:
- the rny gene encoding ribonuclease Y, with the protein MYVLAQPTAAPIGLSDLLFGISGLVGGAVGAWLTLWFLSNQSIGKAQKEAQDIIDRAKSEGETLRKQLELDSRNEQAARRETFEKEVESSRNEQKEVERRLTKREDNLDRKLDTLTTKEKYLVDLDNKIKSREGQVNKREGELTDLIAKHEKVLDETEAEKKQVLLRISGMSEDEARKEALKAVERECQHEAGQIVQRITDRAEEEAKENSQKITLMAIQRYASEHVSDSTVSAIAIPSDDMKGRVIGREGRNIRAFEKATGVDVIVDDTPGVVVVSCFDPVRRAIAAEALQKLLDDGRIHPARIEEIVEQITKETQQRIIKLGKDACIEANIQGLHPRIAEMMGRLHYRMSYGQNILRHSIEVSYLCQTIADELGLDGEMARRCGFLHDIGKAMDHEIEGGHPAIGMDFCKKFGEKEAVLNAIGGHHNDIPSTTPYTPIVMAADAISGARPGARRETLEKYVKRLEQLEGIATSHKGVNTAYAIQAGREVRVIVDPDNIDDSTCAYIARDIAKRVSEEMTFPGEIKVTVMREMRTVEFAR; encoded by the coding sequence ATGTATGTACTAGCGCAGCCTACGGCAGCCCCAATAGGGCTGTCTGATTTGCTATTTGGCATCAGTGGCTTGGTGGGCGGTGCTGTTGGTGCGTGGCTGACGCTTTGGTTTTTGAGTAATCAGAGTATTGGTAAGGCTCAGAAGGAAGCTCAGGACATTATTGACCGGGCGAAGAGCGAAGGCGAAACGCTGCGCAAGCAGTTGGAGCTGGATTCACGTAATGAGCAGGCGGCGAGACGCGAGACGTTTGAGAAGGAAGTTGAATCCTCACGTAATGAGCAGAAAGAGGTTGAACGCAGGCTTACCAAGCGTGAAGACAATCTGGATCGGAAGCTGGATACGCTGACGACAAAAGAGAAGTATCTGGTTGATCTGGATAACAAGATCAAGAGTCGTGAGGGACAAGTTAATAAGCGCGAAGGCGAGTTGACGGATTTGATCGCGAAGCATGAAAAAGTGCTGGACGAGACTGAGGCTGAGAAGAAGCAGGTGCTGCTACGGATTAGCGGGATGAGCGAAGATGAAGCTCGCAAAGAAGCACTCAAAGCGGTTGAGCGTGAATGCCAGCATGAAGCGGGGCAGATTGTCCAGCGGATTACGGATCGCGCGGAGGAAGAAGCGAAAGAAAATTCACAGAAGATCACGCTCATGGCGATTCAGCGATATGCGTCAGAGCATGTGTCTGATTCGACGGTTAGCGCGATTGCGATCCCGAGTGACGATATGAAGGGTCGCGTGATTGGTCGCGAGGGCAGGAACATTCGTGCGTTTGAAAAAGCGACGGGTGTTGATGTGATTGTGGATGACACGCCGGGCGTTGTGGTGGTAAGTTGTTTTGATCCCGTCAGAAGAGCGATTGCTGCGGAAGCGTTGCAGAAGCTTTTGGATGATGGGCGAATCCACCCGGCTCGCATTGAAGAGATTGTTGAGCAGATCACGAAAGAAACGCAACAGCGGATTATCAAGCTGGGTAAAGATGCTTGCATTGAAGCAAATATCCAAGGCTTGCATCCACGTATTGCTGAGATGATGGGTCGGTTACATTACCGCATGTCATATGGGCAGAACATTCTGCGTCACTCGATTGAAGTTTCTTATCTTTGCCAAACGATTGCTGATGAGCTTGGACTTGATGGTGAGATGGCTCGCCGTTGCGGGTTCCTGCACGATATCGGCAAGGCGATGGACCATGAGATTGAGGGTGGTCACCCTGCGATTGGTATGGACTTCTGTAAGAAGTTTGGCGAGAAGGAAGCGGTGCTCAACGCGATTGGCGGTCACCATAATGATATTCCATCAACGACGCCATACACGCCGATCGTGATGGCAGCGGATGCGATCAGTGGTGCGAGACCTGGCGCAAGACGCGAGACGCTTGAGAAGTACGTGAAGCGCCTCGAGCAGCTGGAAGGCATTGCGACGAGTCACAAGGGTGTGAACACGGCGTATGCGATTCAGGCTGGCCGCGAGGTTCGCGTGATCGTTGATCCGGACAACATCGACGACTCAACGTGTGCATATATTGCTCGTGATATTGCGAAACGCGTTAGCGAAGAGATGACCTTCCCAGGTGAGATTAAAGTCACGGTCATGCGCGAGATGCGAACCGTTGAGTTTGCTCGCTAA
- a CDS encoding ATP-grasp domain-containing protein, with protein MSKPVLIVGVNGRAAAMSARKMGYEPWVVDCIGSRDLQRVAHTLHVLMRDYPSKLPGMVEKAPKSAAVMMSGDLENYPDIWEAITFGREVMGSSAAAVRSVRAAGSLSEVELAKGLKHCKIKTEGGLLQRIAVQVFGNWDRRKYLLKPMSGSGGMGIRFWEKGAPIGREYYLQEYVAGMPIGVMFRADGWSVQYVGACEMIVGDEAFGSDGFKYVGSIGEIDLSEEARAGVSQLAVAMTQRHDLRGVFGIDFVMDFSGKLRPLEINPRYTAGMEVLEMCTGQSVFDELSSSSKKRKEGEATHLKWGKALIRAKIDCEMPDLFGVLGERWIANVPNVGVRVSQGEPICSVFADGRTRDEVYDGLKEKAKKIYDAVLPIK; from the coding sequence ATGAGTAAGCCGGTATTGATTGTTGGCGTGAATGGACGTGCAGCGGCGATGAGTGCGCGAAAAATGGGGTATGAACCTTGGGTGGTAGACTGCATTGGGAGTCGGGATTTGCAACGGGTGGCGCATACGTTGCATGTATTGATGCGTGATTACCCGTCGAAGTTGCCGGGGATGGTGGAGAAGGCACCGAAGAGTGCGGCGGTGATGATGAGTGGGGATTTGGAAAACTATCCAGATATATGGGAAGCGATCACGTTTGGGCGTGAAGTGATGGGTAGCAGCGCGGCGGCGGTGCGATCGGTCAGGGCAGCGGGTTCGTTAAGTGAAGTGGAGCTGGCGAAGGGGCTGAAGCATTGCAAGATAAAGACAGAGGGCGGCTTGCTGCAGCGAATTGCTGTCCAGGTCTTTGGTAATTGGGATCGTCGGAAGTATTTGTTGAAGCCGATGAGCGGAAGTGGCGGGATGGGGATTCGTTTTTGGGAGAAGGGGGCGCCGATTGGCCGGGAATATTATTTGCAAGAGTATGTGGCGGGGATGCCGATCGGGGTGATGTTTCGTGCGGATGGCTGGAGTGTGCAGTATGTGGGGGCGTGCGAAATGATTGTGGGTGATGAAGCGTTTGGAAGTGATGGGTTCAAGTATGTGGGGTCTATCGGCGAGATAGACTTGTCGGAAGAAGCGAGAGCGGGTGTAAGCCAATTAGCGGTCGCGATGACGCAACGGCATGATTTGCGGGGTGTGTTTGGGATTGATTTCGTGATGGACTTCAGTGGGAAGCTCCGGCCATTGGAGATCAATCCGCGGTACACGGCGGGTATGGAAGTCTTAGAGATGTGCACAGGGCAATCGGTATTTGATGAACTTTCTTCGAGCAGTAAGAAACGCAAAGAAGGTGAGGCGACACATCTGAAATGGGGCAAAGCGCTGATTAGAGCGAAGATAGATTGCGAGATGCCAGACTTGTTTGGGGTGTTAGGTGAACGATGGATTGCAAACGTGCCGAATGTTGGCGTGAGGGTGAGTCAAGGGGAGCCGATCTGTTCAGTGTTTGCCGATGGGCGAACAAGGGATGAGGTTTATGATGGCCTTAAGGAGAAGGCGAAAAAAATCTACGATGCGGTGCTGCCGATAAAATGA
- a CDS encoding aldo/keto reductase, giving the protein MIQKRNIPGTDLDISLLGFGNFTFGANWWGEFTDEQAVAVQNYAFDQGVNFFDSAPAYGNGTAELRLKDTITYAGRDNIIVSTKFGYDLSPPSGASRSEQSHRERPQDFSEAFIRKDLENSLKNLGTDFIDLYQAHNIKLEHYNDELLDTMNKLQTEGKIRHWGIAVGPAIGWREECWDAFNRYNAATVQTVFNMYEQDPGRECCEIAAARGRGGVISRVPTNSGMLDDEFSSPDHKFAQNDHRKFRDKNWLIYGLKKNDMIRPLAEALGLSLRQFAFRWLASQPAMVSVEPNILTNADIDDYAKVADGQGLPQDVLEKVQAWYDTDFDLGQEAHPCDHKSSITETGAISSQYIKPEIVTA; this is encoded by the coding sequence ATGATCCAGAAACGTAACATCCCCGGAACCGACCTCGACATCAGCCTTCTCGGCTTCGGCAACTTTACCTTCGGTGCTAACTGGTGGGGCGAGTTCACCGACGAGCAGGCCGTCGCCGTCCAGAACTACGCCTTCGATCAAGGCGTTAACTTCTTCGACTCAGCCCCAGCCTACGGCAACGGCACCGCCGAACTGCGTCTCAAAGACACCATCACCTATGCAGGCCGCGATAATATCATCGTCTCCACAAAATTCGGCTACGACCTATCCCCCCCCTCAGGCGCGAGCCGCTCCGAGCAATCACACAGAGAACGTCCACAAGACTTCTCCGAAGCTTTCATCCGAAAAGACCTCGAAAACTCTCTCAAAAACCTCGGCACAGATTTCATCGACCTCTACCAAGCTCACAACATCAAGCTTGAGCACTACAACGATGAACTGCTCGACACCATGAACAAGCTCCAGACCGAAGGCAAAATCCGTCACTGGGGCATTGCCGTCGGCCCCGCCATCGGCTGGCGTGAAGAATGCTGGGACGCATTCAACCGCTACAACGCCGCCACCGTCCAGACTGTTTTCAACATGTACGAACAAGACCCCGGCCGCGAATGCTGCGAAATCGCAGCCGCCCGCGGACGTGGCGGTGTCATCTCTCGCGTGCCCACAAACTCCGGGATGCTCGATGATGAATTTTCATCACCTGACCACAAGTTTGCGCAGAACGATCATCGAAAATTCCGCGACAAAAACTGGCTCATCTATGGCCTCAAAAAGAATGATATGATCCGACCACTTGCCGAAGCACTCGGCCTGTCATTGCGTCAATTCGCATTCCGTTGGCTCGCTTCACAACCCGCTATGGTTTCTGTTGAACCCAACATCCTGACCAATGCTGATATTGACGATTACGCCAAGGTCGCTGATGGACAAGGTTTACCGCAAGACGTGCTTGAAAAAGTACAGGCATGGTATGACACGGATTTCGATCTTGGACAGGAAGCTCATCCATGTGATCACAAATCCTCGATCACCGAAACCGGCGCGATCTCCAGTCAATATATTAAGCCTGAGATTGTCACAGCCTGA
- a CDS encoding isoprenyl transferase has translation MPQREVSNQIINVDSAKLPCHVAIIMDGNGRWAQARGMSRTHGHRRGAEIVRPIVTECAELNLDALTLYSFSTENWTREQTEVNFLMELYVEYLLAERQTMLDNNVQFRQLGRREGLPNSVLDELDRTVELTSKNTGMTLSLALNYGSRAEIVDAVRDIAQQVQQGDIKAADIDEALIASHLYTAGLPDPDLLIRTAGEMRISNYLLWQISYAELYIADCCWPEFDLAELYKAFDAYTNRQRKFGSVPTT, from the coding sequence ATGCCACAGCGTGAAGTCTCCAACCAGATCATTAACGTCGACTCGGCCAAACTGCCTTGTCACGTTGCGATCATCATGGACGGCAACGGCCGATGGGCGCAAGCCCGCGGCATGTCACGCACTCACGGCCACCGACGCGGTGCCGAAATCGTTCGGCCCATCGTCACCGAATGTGCCGAACTCAACCTCGACGCACTCACGCTCTACTCATTCTCAACCGAAAACTGGACCCGCGAGCAAACCGAAGTCAATTTCCTCATGGAACTCTACGTCGAGTATCTCCTCGCCGAACGCCAGACCATGCTCGACAATAACGTGCAGTTCCGTCAGCTTGGCCGCCGTGAAGGTTTGCCTAACTCCGTGTTAGATGAGCTTGACCGAACTGTCGAACTCACATCCAAAAACACCGGCATGACCCTCTCTCTCGCCCTCAATTACGGCTCACGCGCCGAAATCGTCGACGCTGTCCGTGATATCGCTCAGCAAGTTCAGCAGGGCGACATCAAAGCCGCTGACATTGATGAAGCACTCATTGCCTCACACCTCTATACAGCAGGGCTCCCCGACCCGGATCTCCTTATCCGCACTGCCGGTGAAATGCGTATCTCCAACTATCTACTTTGGCAGATCTCATACGCAGAACTCTACATCGCCGATTGTTGTTGGCCAGAATTCGATCTCGCAGAGCTCTATAAGGCTTTCGATGCATACACAAATCGGCAACGTAAGTTTGGCTCAGTCCCCACAACCTAA
- a CDS encoding PF20097 family protein, which yields MAKMDERTVRCPECHGIMEEGCLPVTQGLTWIKGRNAEGNHFAESLPGTHAVMRPNHIMGWRCRKCRVITFKYGKSLEQKPSWQRQQEAMQSAKTDADVEDAVQEAEV from the coding sequence ATGGCAAAGATGGATGAACGAACGGTAAGATGCCCGGAGTGCCATGGGATAATGGAAGAGGGATGCTTGCCGGTGACGCAGGGATTGACGTGGATTAAAGGGCGAAATGCGGAGGGGAATCATTTTGCAGAAAGTTTGCCTGGAACACATGCGGTAATGCGGCCGAACCATATTATGGGTTGGCGATGCAGAAAATGTCGTGTGATTACGTTTAAGTATGGAAAATCACTGGAGCAGAAACCGAGTTGGCAGCGGCAACAAGAGGCGATGCAATCGGCGAAAACAGATGCTGATGTGGAGGATGCGGTGCAGGAAGCTGAGGTTTGA
- a CDS encoding ArsB/NhaD family transporter, translating into MSQTSYAIHFKPTTTGRGVLQSAPCIGHRTFNPRLRPFLALTTSIILPHTMTTAVIIIFILVYLGMIAGRIPFLRVDRTGIALLGAVAMLLTRELTVTGAWQAVDASTIFLLFALMVISANFAQSGLYALITRNIIVTNITPKFLLLIVIFVIAFLSALLANDIVCLATTPVLLSACMQRKLNPIPYLIALACAANIGSAATLIGNPQNILIGEVLRLSFPKYLAMAILPVTLSLIVTWGIIVLLTPDFKAKNSFKISKKIEKDDAANQALDWPRAILTSLILIVIVGFFLFTTFHKPIVALAGASLLLLSRKQHTASILSRVDWQLLLLFIGLFIVNDALYQTQTLPEIVKTLANYQIDLESQAPLYVITAILSNLVSNVPAVLLLLNVVTEPSYGPLLALSSTLAGNFIIVGSIANIIVVTQAERGGIKIDWLTHARIGIPVTITTLALTGLWLALLNSF; encoded by the coding sequence ATGTCACAGACATCATACGCCATACACTTCAAGCCCACGACCACTGGTCGTGGTGTCCTGCAATCAGCACCATGTATTGGCCATCGCACTTTCAATCCTCGCTTGCGTCCTTTCCTCGCACTAACAACGAGCATTATTCTCCCCCACACCATGACCACTGCCGTCATCATCATCTTCATCCTCGTCTACCTCGGCATGATCGCTGGCCGCATCCCATTCTTACGTGTGGATCGCACCGGCATCGCCTTGCTCGGCGCCGTCGCCATGCTCCTCACCCGTGAACTCACCGTCACCGGCGCTTGGCAAGCCGTCGACGCCTCCACCATCTTCCTGCTCTTCGCCCTCATGGTCATTTCCGCCAATTTCGCCCAGTCCGGCCTCTATGCGCTGATTACCCGCAACATTATCGTTACCAACATCACACCCAAATTCCTATTACTCATCGTGATCTTCGTCATCGCATTCCTCTCCGCACTGCTCGCCAACGACATCGTCTGTCTTGCCACAACCCCCGTTCTTCTTTCCGCATGTATGCAGCGGAAACTCAACCCCATCCCTTACCTGATCGCGCTTGCTTGCGCCGCCAATATCGGATCTGCCGCCACCCTCATCGGCAATCCCCAGAATATCCTCATCGGGGAAGTTCTCCGCCTGTCCTTTCCCAAGTATCTCGCCATGGCCATCCTTCCCGTGACACTCTCCCTCATTGTTACCTGGGGGATCATTGTTCTGTTGACTCCAGATTTTAAAGCAAAAAACAGTTTTAAAATTTCTAAAAAAATTGAGAAAGACGATGCTGCTAATCAGGCATTAGATTGGCCGCGTGCGATCCTCACCAGTCTTATCCTCATTGTCATCGTTGGCTTCTTCCTCTTCACAACCTTTCATAAACCTATTGTTGCGTTAGCCGGTGCTTCCTTGCTTCTGCTTTCTCGCAAACAACACACTGCCTCAATCTTAAGCCGAGTCGATTGGCAACTCCTTCTCCTCTTCATTGGATTGTTTATCGTCAACGACGCGCTCTATCAAACCCAAACCCTTCCTGAAATTGTCAAGACGTTAGCTAACTACCAGATAGATTTGGAAAGTCAGGCGCCGCTTTACGTGATCACCGCGATCCTCTCAAACCTTGTCTCAAATGTCCCTGCTGTTCTTCTGCTCCTCAATGTCGTCACCGAGCCGAGCTACGGGCCGCTTCTTGCTCTTTCCTCCACCCTTGCGGGTAATTTCATTATCGTTGGCTCAATCGCCAACATTATTGTCGTCACCCAAGCCGAACGCGGCGGCATCAAAATCGACTGGCTCACCCACGCCCGAATCGGCATCCCCGTTACCATCACCACCCTCGCCCTCACCGGCTTATGGCTAGCACTCCTCAACAGTTTTTAG
- a CDS encoding adenylosuccinate synthase encodes MGLTNGHSAIVGLQWGDEGKGKVVDLLTVGFDTVVRYNGGANAGHTVCVGDEKYKLHLLPSGMLYSGKTNVLGNGVVIDPEQLVKEVHGLRERGKQVDAENLKISDRAHVVLPWHKIEDNLLEVTSKAPIGTTGRGIGPCYADKAIRLNAIRMGDLTDDAKLVAKVNRIAEFKNTLLSALASAHKVDFTPVNAEEIIATLRKCMEVLGPMVTDTSSLIHEKLRTGDRFLFEGANANLLDIDHGTYPYVTSSNCSSLGVHTGAAFPGRNLNNVIGIVKAYQTRVGEGPMPTELHDEIGERIREVGREYGTTTGRPRRCGWLDLVALKYTASVSGATHIALMLLDVLAGLTELKICTAYEVDGKKTTNFPADNDVLAKAKPVLESLPGFEESVEDCRTFDELPENAKAYIARIEAEIGVPVVFASVGPRRDQSVLR; translated from the coding sequence ATGGGCCTCACCAACGGCCACTCTGCCATTGTCGGCCTCCAGTGGGGCGATGAGGGCAAAGGCAAGGTCGTCGACCTCCTTACCGTGGGCTTCGATACCGTCGTCCGCTACAACGGCGGCGCAAACGCCGGCCACACCGTCTGCGTCGGTGACGAAAAATACAAGCTCCACCTCCTTCCCTCCGGCATGCTCTACTCCGGGAAGACCAATGTCCTTGGCAACGGCGTCGTCATCGACCCCGAACAGCTCGTCAAAGAAGTCCATGGCCTCCGCGAACGCGGCAAGCAAGTAGACGCCGAAAACCTCAAAATCTCGGACCGTGCACACGTTGTCCTGCCTTGGCACAAAATCGAAGACAACCTGCTCGAAGTCACATCCAAAGCCCCCATCGGCACAACCGGCCGCGGCATCGGCCCCTGCTACGCCGACAAAGCGATCCGCCTAAATGCCATCCGTATGGGCGACCTCACCGATGATGCAAAACTTGTCGCCAAGGTCAACCGCATCGCAGAATTCAAAAACACACTCCTCTCAGCCCTCGCTTCTGCACACAAAGTCGACTTTACCCCTGTAAACGCAGAAGAAATCATCGCCACACTTCGTAAGTGCATGGAAGTTCTCGGCCCAATGGTCACCGATACTTCATCACTCATCCACGAAAAACTCCGCACCGGCGATCGCTTCCTCTTCGAAGGTGCAAACGCAAACCTCCTCGATATCGATCATGGCACGTACCCATACGTCACCTCCTCAAACTGCTCATCCCTCGGCGTCCACACCGGCGCCGCCTTCCCAGGTCGCAACCTCAACAACGTCATCGGTATCGTCAAAGCCTATCAAACCCGCGTTGGTGAAGGCCCAATGCCTACCGAACTCCACGATGAAATCGGCGAACGCATCCGCGAAGTCGGTCGTGAATACGGCACCACCACAGGCCGTCCACGTCGTTGTGGTTGGCTCGACCTCGTTGCGCTTAAGTACACCGCCTCAGTCTCCGGTGCAACGCACATCGCGCTCATGCTCCTTGACGTTTTAGCTGGCCTTACAGAGCTCAAGATCTGTACCGCCTACGAAGTCGATGGCAAGAAAACCACGAACTTCCCCGCCGACAACGACGTACTAGCCAAGGCAAAACCCGTCTTGGAATCACTCCCCGGCTTCGAAGAATCTGTCGAGGATTGTAGAACTTTTGACGAACTTCCCGAAAATGCAAAGGCATACATCGCCCGCATTGAAGCGGAAATCGGCGTTCCCGTTGTCTTTGCTTCCGTAGGCCCGCGTCGTGATCAATCAGTTTTACGCTAA
- a CDS encoding RrF2 family transcriptional regulator: MYLLFHANQAHFGSYARTRKMIYSNACAYAIRAMTRLAMLRPDGYVLLDELCEGSDLPRHFVAKIFQDLVRKGLLTSAKGRGGGFALARRPHEIRLLDIMEVVDGTRGLEKCVVGMAECNSEQPCPLHDKWAPIRDELNEFLEGTTLDQMSETLLRKLEMLGTPVPSLTRESKPFKRDENEAASSADTPSEPMH, from the coding sequence GTGTATCTGTTGTTTCACGCCAATCAGGCTCATTTTGGATCATATGCGAGAACCAGAAAGATGATTTATTCGAATGCTTGTGCGTATGCCATACGTGCGATGACACGTTTGGCCATGCTGCGACCCGATGGTTATGTGCTTTTAGACGAGCTCTGTGAGGGCTCTGATCTACCACGCCATTTTGTCGCCAAGATTTTCCAGGATCTTGTCCGTAAAGGTTTATTAACCAGCGCGAAAGGACGCGGCGGCGGTTTTGCACTAGCAAGACGTCCCCACGAAATCCGATTACTGGATATTATGGAGGTTGTGGACGGAACACGCGGTTTGGAGAAATGCGTGGTCGGTATGGCCGAATGCAATAGCGAGCAGCCCTGCCCGCTTCATGATAAATGGGCTCCGATCCGTGACGAGCTAAACGAGTTTCTTGAAGGCACGACGCTTGATCAGATGAGCGAAACGCTGCTACGGAAGCTTGAGATGCTTGGGACTCCGGTTCCATCACTCACCCGTGAGAGCAAACCATTCAAACGCGATGAAAATGAAGCTGCGTCGTCAGCGGACACACCGTCCGAGCCGATGCACTAA
- a CDS encoding NUDIX hydrolase, whose protein sequence is MSELQGEKVYQTERFDVYEVDLKKRSGGALRRGYIKSANAVVILPLLEMGAEDEEDRCQSAMGVEDRSHEQGEVKVVLIRNERFALGKTLWELPAGTLETGEEAKLDEAAGRELSEETGYEAEQIERVAGFYACPGMVTEKLHGYVARNLRYVGQKLDETEKITTEAVPMSKTMEMIQAGEIEDAKSIALILYYNTFLSGGTETGGEAL, encoded by the coding sequence ATGAGCGAATTACAAGGCGAAAAGGTTTATCAGACGGAGCGATTTGATGTTTATGAAGTGGATCTAAAAAAACGCAGCGGGGGCGCTCTGCGGCGAGGATATATCAAGTCGGCGAATGCGGTGGTGATTTTGCCGCTACTGGAGATGGGGGCAGAGGATGAGGAGGATCGGTGCCAGTCAGCGATGGGCGTGGAAGATAGATCACACGAACAGGGAGAGGTGAAAGTCGTGTTGATACGAAATGAGCGGTTTGCGCTGGGGAAAACGCTTTGGGAGCTGCCTGCGGGGACATTGGAGACGGGCGAGGAGGCGAAACTGGACGAAGCGGCGGGCCGAGAATTGTCGGAAGAAACGGGATATGAGGCGGAACAAATTGAGCGGGTTGCGGGGTTTTATGCATGTCCGGGAATGGTGACGGAGAAATTGCATGGGTATGTGGCGCGAAATTTGAGGTACGTGGGGCAGAAATTAGATGAGACTGAGAAGATTACGACTGAAGCGGTGCCTATGAGTAAGACGATGGAAATGATACAGGCGGGGGAGATTGAGGATGCGAAGAGTATCGCGTTGATACTGTATTACAATACGTTTTTAAGTGGCGGCACGGAAACAGGTGGCGAAGCGTTATGA
- a CDS encoding CDP-alcohol phosphatidyltransferase family protein, with protein MSPLNLESEPALTSRRKRLTRRGISVLPSALTLGNALCGFAAIFLAAAAHRPDNGFQLPMNWSPLTFSAIFIFAGMVLDGLDGHVARLTKSTSDLGEQLDSMSDMVTFGVAPAFLCVQLVNVGLPFFGPPHDDSIFNRIALLVAFIYVSCAALRLARFNIEHEEDSPDHTSFKGLPSPGAAGTVASLTLLHEHFLRQSGIEGYWTLSLTAGIMVFVMLAAAIGMVSNFRYIHVLNKYAKGRVPFHNIAYGSILFILLMVRPQLTLAIVFSTYALSAPFMYYYNKFFRPEHAPSHIVPDPPIAPQDIDDNHDND; from the coding sequence ATGTCACCCCTTAATCTCGAAAGCGAACCAGCATTGACCAGCCGTAGAAAAAGACTCACACGCCGCGGCATCTCCGTACTGCCCTCAGCACTCACGCTCGGCAACGCCCTCTGTGGCTTTGCCGCCATCTTCCTCGCCGCCGCCGCTCACCGACCCGACAACGGCTTCCAACTCCCCATGAACTGGTCACCACTCACATTCTCCGCCATCTTCATTTTCGCAGGCATGGTACTCGACGGCCTCGACGGCCACGTCGCAAGACTCACCAAATCAACCTCCGATCTCGGCGAACAACTCGACTCCATGTCCGACATGGTCACCTTCGGCGTCGCCCCCGCTTTCCTCTGCGTACAACTCGTCAACGTCGGCCTCCCCTTCTTCGGCCCGCCTCACGACGACTCCATCTTCAACCGCATCGCACTTCTCGTCGCTTTCATCTACGTCTCCTGCGCCGCTCTCCGTCTCGCTCGCTTTAATATCGAACACGAAGAAGATTCGCCCGACCACACCTCCTTCAAAGGCCTCCCCTCACCCGGCGCCGCAGGCACCGTCGCATCACTCACGCTCCTCCACGAACACTTCCTCCGCCAGAGCGGTATCGAAGGATACTGGACCCTCTCACTAACCGCTGGCATCATGGTCTTTGTCATGCTCGCCGCTGCCATCGGCATGGTCTCAAACTTCCGCTACATCCACGTCCTCAACAAATACGCCAAAGGCCGCGTCCCCTTCCACAACATCGCCTACGGCTCAATCCTCTTCATCCTTCTCATGGTTCGCCCACAACTCACCCTCGCCATCGTCTTTTCAACCTACGCACTCTCCGCACCCTTCATGTATTACTACAACAAATTCTTCCGCCCCGAACACGCTCCCTCCCACATCGTCCCCGATCCTCCTATCGCACCTCAAGACATCGACGATAATCACGACAACGACTAA
- a CDS encoding rhomboid family intramembrane serine protease, whose product MSFENRDYYRDTDEQGGMGFGRMANASVVWWLIGINVAVFVLDHFIGMAAGRKWLEAIGNYNIAQAIYGGQIWRFASYEFLHGGLGHIFFNMLGLYFFGPLIERWWGSRRFLAFYLICGVGGSILMSLMGFVGILDVGPNTILVGASGSLFGILVAAAVLYPDMRVQMLFPPIPISMRAMALIFLGIALFVSFGGGENAGGQAAHLGGALFGYLLVKRPRSLDWADRLSMGGVTKKSREARQVYRKQKTENFDIEVDQILDKVRDHGLQSLTKREKKILQQATDRQRKNVG is encoded by the coding sequence ATGAGTTTTGAAAACCGCGATTATTATCGGGATACAGATGAGCAAGGTGGTATGGGATTTGGCCGCATGGCGAATGCGTCGGTGGTATGGTGGCTGATCGGGATTAATGTGGCGGTTTTTGTGCTGGATCACTTTATTGGGATGGCGGCGGGACGTAAGTGGCTGGAGGCGATTGGGAATTACAATATCGCTCAGGCGATTTATGGTGGGCAGATCTGGCGGTTTGCGAGTTATGAGTTTTTACATGGTGGGTTGGGGCACATTTTCTTCAACATGCTGGGTTTGTACTTTTTCGGGCCGCTGATTGAAAGATGGTGGGGGTCGAGACGGTTTTTGGCGTTTTATCTGATCTGTGGTGTGGGCGGATCGATCTTGATGTCGCTGATGGGATTTGTGGGGATTTTGGATGTTGGGCCTAACACGATTTTAGTCGGTGCGTCGGGATCACTGTTTGGGATCTTGGTGGCGGCTGCGGTGTTGTATCCGGATATGCGTGTTCAGATGCTGTTCCCGCCGATCCCGATCTCAATGCGGGCGATGGCGTTGATCTTTTTGGGGATTGCATTATTCGTGTCGTTTGGTGGCGGCGAGAATGCGGGTGGACAGGCGGCTCATTTGGGCGGAGCGTTATTTGGTTATTTGCTGGTGAAGCGGCCACGGAGTTTGGACTGGGCGGATCGACTATCGATGGGGGGCGTGACGAAGAAAAGCCGCGAGGCGCGGCAGGTCTATCGCAAACAGAAAACTGAGAACTTCGATATCGAAGTGGATCAGATTCTGGACAAAGTGCGGGATCATGGGTTGCAGTCACTAACGAAGAGAGAGAAGAAGATTTTGCAGCAGGCGACGGATCGACAGCGGAAGAATGTGGGGTGA